A region of the Mesoterricola sediminis genome:
TCCTTGTGGATGTCCTGGGTGCCGCAGATGAACCGGACGCTCGAGAGCCCGAAGCCGCGGCGGCCGAGGGCCTCCTGCGCGGCCTTGACCAGCTCGGGGTGGTTGGCCAGACCCAGGTAGTTGTTGGCGCAAAGGTTGATCACCTTCTTGCCGTTGGCCTCGACCCAGGCGCCCTGGGGGGAGGTCATGATCCGCTCGGTCTTGTAGAGCCCCTGCTCCTTGAGCTTGGCGGTCTCCTCGATGAGGAAGGTCTTGAACGCGTTGTTCACGGGTCACCTCTTTTCCCGGCCATTATAGGCCCGGAGGTTCGTGAGCCTTGTCACGAACCCGGGTTATAATCGCCCTCAAAAGGTGAGACGATGCGCATCCCCGCCGCCCTTCCAGCCCTGGTCCCCGCCCTTGTCCTCGCCCTGGCCTGCGGGCCCGCGAGGCTGTCCCGCCGGGAGGCCGAGAGCGACATCCGGAAGGACTACCCCGTCCAGGTGACGGTCACGGTCCCCGAGTCCGCCTCCGCCATCAAGGGCTCCCCCGAGCACGCCAGGCTCGTGGCGATCCAGGAGGCCGTGGCCGGCCCCGGCCTCTTCACCGTGGCCCGCACGCCCGAGGGGGACCGGGAACGGTTCGCCTTCAAGCCCGGCCCCTCCGCCCCCAGGGAGCTCCGGACCGGCCCCAAGGGCTTCGAGCTCCCCGCCGCCGAGGCCGACTTCGACCGCGCCCTCCGCATCGAGTACCGGGGCGGCGAGGCCCGGGTCACCTACCAGATCCGCCTGGTCCGGCCCACCCGCCACTTCGGGCTCTTCCAGGTCCTCCACCCCGGGGTCCGGGCCGGCGAGACCAAGGAACGGCACGCCGCGTACCGCAAGGACGGCCGCAGCTGGATCCTCCAGGGCACCGACGAGACCCTCCGCAAGGGGCAGTGAGGGCCCGATTGGGTTATCCTCGGAGGGACGGACACAGGTCTTTTCCCGGGAGCCCCCATGCACCATGAACGCGTCGCCATCCTCGACTTCGGCTCCCAGTACACGCGCCTGATCACCCGGCGCCTCCGGGAACTGGGCGCCTTCGGCCTCGTGTACGCCCCGGGCGCCACCGCCGAGGAGATCGGCGGGCCCGACCTCAAGGGCGTCATCCTCTCCGGCGGGCCCAACTCGGTCATGGAGGCCGGCGCCCCGGACATCGACCCCGCCATCCTCGCCCTCGGGGTGCCCGTGCTGGGCATCTGCTACGGGCAGCAGCTCCTGGCCCGGAACCTGGGGGGCGTCATCCACCGCTCCGCCCGCCGGGAGTACGGCAAGGCCCTCATCCGGCTCACGGACCCCGAGAGCCTCCTCTTCGACGGGCTGGATCCCGAGCAGCAGGTGTGGATGAGCCACGGCGACCACGTGGAGAAGGCCCCCGCGGGCTTCCGGGTCACCGCCCACACCCGGGGGGTCCCCGTCGCCGCCATGGAGGACCGCGCCCGCCGCATCGTGTGCATCCAGTTCCACCCCGAGGTCACCCACACGGCCCACGGGTCCCGGATCCTCCTCAACTTCCTGCACCTGTGCGGCATGAAGCTGGACTGGAACGCCGGGCACTTCATCGAGGAGAAGGTCAAGGACATCCGCCGCCAGGTGGGCAAGGGCCGGGTGGTCCTGGGCCTGTCCGGGGGCGTGGACTCCAGCGTGGCCGCCCTCCTCCTCCACAAGGCCATCGGCCGCCAGCTCACCTGCGTCTTCGTGGACACGGGCGTCATGCGCAAGGACGAGATGGCCCAGGTGCAGGAGGCCTTCTCGCCCTTCGACATGCAGGTGCGGTGGGTGGACGCCGGGCGGGACTTCCTGTCGGCCCTGGAGGGCGTCTCCGATCCGGAGCAGAAGCGGAAGATCATCGGCCGCACCTTCATCGAGGTCTTCGACCGGGAGGCCGCCCAGGTCCAGGCCGACTTCCTCGCCCAGGGCACCCTCTACCCCGACGTCATCGAGAGTTCGGGCGTGGGCGGGGCGGTGCTCGTGAAGTCCCACCACAACGTGGGCGGCCTGCCGGACGTCATGAAGCTCAAGCTCGTGGAGCCCCTGCGGGAACTCTTCAAGGACGAGGTGCGCCGCACCGGCCTGGCCCTGGGCCTGCCCGAGGACATGGTCTGGCGCCACCCCTTCCCCGGCCCGGGCCTGGCGGTGCGCATCCCCGGCTGTGTGACCGCCGATCGCGTGCAGATCCTCCAGGAGGCGGACGCCATCTTCATCCAGGAGCTCAAGGCCGCCGGCTGGTACCGCACGACGAGCCAGTGCTTCGCCGTCCTCCTTCCCGTCCAGACGGTCGGCATCATGGGGGACGAGCGCACCTACGAGAACATGTGCGCCCTGCGGGCCGTCACCAGCGAGGACTTCATGACCGCCGACTGGGCCCGGCTCCCCCACGAGCTCCTGGAGAAGGTGGCCCAGCGCATCGTGAACGAGGTCAAGGGCATCAACCGGGTGGTCTTCGACATCACCAGCAAGCCCCCGGCGACCATCGAATACGAATAGAAGGCGGCCTCCGGCCTCCGAATCCCTTGC
Encoded here:
- the guaA gene encoding glutamine-hydrolyzing GMP synthase; this encodes MHHERVAILDFGSQYTRLITRRLRELGAFGLVYAPGATAEEIGGPDLKGVILSGGPNSVMEAGAPDIDPAILALGVPVLGICYGQQLLARNLGGVIHRSARREYGKALIRLTDPESLLFDGLDPEQQVWMSHGDHVEKAPAGFRVTAHTRGVPVAAMEDRARRIVCIQFHPEVTHTAHGSRILLNFLHLCGMKLDWNAGHFIEEKVKDIRRQVGKGRVVLGLSGGVDSSVAALLLHKAIGRQLTCVFVDTGVMRKDEMAQVQEAFSPFDMQVRWVDAGRDFLSALEGVSDPEQKRKIIGRTFIEVFDREAAQVQADFLAQGTLYPDVIESSGVGGAVLVKSHHNVGGLPDVMKLKLVEPLRELFKDEVRRTGLALGLPEDMVWRHPFPGPGLAVRIPGCVTADRVQILQEADAIFIQELKAAGWYRTTSQCFAVLLPVQTVGIMGDERTYENMCALRAVTSEDFMTADWARLPHELLEKVAQRIVNEVKGINRVVFDITSKPPATIEYE